A portion of the Polaribacter cellanae genome contains these proteins:
- a CDS encoding glycoside hydrolase family 16 protein → MKKNKIFNLLFVLIVTTFFSCQENEYQFGEIVAPSNITIDFQIVGADAANPNGDGSGVVKFSAKADNAVSYTFYTNDEKKVSPSGIQTINYSTEGTITYSVNVVATGTGGISSSKIIEVTVFSSYAPPADLITMLTNDSSQTWRVKSEAPGHFGVGPETETSPIWYAAAPGEKSITGMYDDAYVFNVDGTIKYITNSTNDDPTIDVSGTIFGQAPPMDQELGNIGIAANPGNEYENYPLDDFDGTWKLSAPNAQETISLSGNGFFGFYVGGSHSYQIITRSATEMTLKTIGADGLAWFVVLTNEPVVNNNLNSAYNTLVWEDDFNTDGAPNTANWTYDLGAGGWGNNELQTYTNNAENVIVEGGMLKIKAKANGSGYTSARLKSEGLQEFTYGRYEVRAKLPASQGTWPAIWMLGANFSTVSWPAAGEIDIMEQTGADKTQVLSTLHYPGNFGGGGPSEKTTLATSTTEFHNYTVEWSATKIKFAIDDVVYHTFDNDSTTPFNADFFFILNVAMGGTLGGTVDPAFTEDMMEIDYVKVFQ, encoded by the coding sequence ATGAAAAAAAATAAAATATTCAATTTATTATTTGTTTTAATTGTGACTACTTTTTTTAGTTGTCAAGAAAACGAATATCAGTTTGGAGAGATTGTAGCTCCATCGAACATAACTATAGATTTCCAAATTGTTGGAGCAGATGCTGCAAACCCAAATGGAGATGGAAGTGGAGTTGTAAAATTTTCTGCAAAAGCAGATAATGCAGTCTCTTATACTTTTTATACAAATGACGAAAAAAAGGTTTCTCCTTCTGGAATCCAAACTATTAATTACAGTACAGAAGGTACAATTACATACAGTGTAAATGTTGTAGCAACTGGTACAGGAGGTATTTCTTCAAGTAAAATAATTGAAGTAACCGTATTTTCTTCTTATGCTCCTCCTGCAGATTTAATTACGATGCTTACAAACGATAGTTCGCAAACATGGAGAGTAAAATCTGAAGCACCAGGACATTTTGGTGTGGGGCCAGAGACAGAAACATCACCAATTTGGTATGCTGCTGCACCTGGAGAAAAATCTATTACAGGAATGTACGACGATGCATATGTGTTTAATGTCGATGGTACTATAAAGTATATTACAAATAGCACAAACGACGATCCTACCATCGATGTTTCTGGTACTATTTTCGGTCAAGCGCCACCTATGGATCAAGAATTAGGGAATATAGGAATTGCTGCAAATCCTGGGAACGAATATGAAAATTACCCTTTAGACGATTTCGATGGAACTTGGAAATTATCTGCACCAAATGCGCAAGAAACAATTTCTCTTTCTGGAAATGGATTTTTCGGATTTTATGTTGGAGGAAGTCATTCTTATCAAATCATTACAAGGTCTGCAACAGAAATGACTTTAAAGACAATTGGAGCAGATGGCTTGGCTTGGTTTGTGGTTTTAACAAATGAACCAGTAGTAAATAATAACTTAAATTCAGCTTACAACACTTTAGTTTGGGAAGACGATTTTAATACAGATGGAGCACCAAATACAGCAAACTGGACCTACGATTTAGGTGCTGGAGGTTGGGGAAATAACGAGCTTCAAACCTATACAAATAACGCAGAAAATGTTATTGTTGAAGGTGGAATGCTAAAGATTAAAGCCAAAGCAAATGGAAGTGGTTATACTTCAGCAAGATTAAAATCGGAAGGATTACAAGAATTCACTTATGGTAGGTATGAAGTAAGAGCAAAGTTGCCTGCTTCTCAAGGAACTTGGCCTGCAATTTGGATGCTTGGCGCTAATTTTAGTACGGTTAGTTGGCCTGCAGCAGGAGAAATAGATATTATGGAACAAACAGGGGCAGATAAAACACAAGTTTTAAGTACACTACATTATCCAGGTAATTTTGGAGGTGGAGGGCCATCAGAAAAAACAACATTGGCAACTTCTACAACAGAATTTCATAATTATACTGTAGAGTGGTCTGCAACAAAAATTAAATTTGCAATAGACGATGTTGTGTATCATACATTCGATAACGATTCAACAACTCCTTTTAATGCAGATTTCTTTTTTATCTTAAATGTAGCAATGGGTGGTACTTTAGGCGGAACAGTAGATCCTGCATTTACTGAGGATATGATGGAAATCGATTACGTTAAAGTTTTTCAATAA
- a CDS encoding RagB/SusD family nutrient uptake outer membrane protein: MKNIYKKITVSIILVAGLFLANGCSDDYLDNTRVYAEDSESFFNSEADYYNALVAAYDPLQSTFINVLMGEIASNNTLSGGESATDVPGYQQVDEMTHSPVNAQLQNLWSWMFGGVNRAAYIIEFQDKTDFVGKEVILGEARFLRAYYNFELVKWFGPIPIKPKGRFVVGDEKTIPRSPVAEVYALIESDLKYAVANLSYNAPQIGRATKGAAEALLGKVYLYQDKFTKAALTLEDVITKGPYMLETDYNKIFEFQGENGVGSVFEVQYTDKQGAGFGCLQCSEGNVAVGFQGVRGYSGDLYTSGFSFNVPTQEMVDQFEAGDNRKDVAILDIDAWAASTGASFTTGYKHTGYFNRKYIPRKRSADAAGDLNLTNPNNYRAIRFADVLLMAAEANNRKPSANDTKARLYLNRVRARAFGNTNNDVTVGGPLLTEAIYKERRVELVGEGHHFFDLVRTNRGTEIPGFTSGKNEVFPIPIEEIQFSQGNWMQNQGYTN; the protein is encoded by the coding sequence ATGAAAAATATATATAAAAAAATAACAGTAAGTATTATCTTGGTTGCAGGTCTTTTTCTTGCAAATGGTTGTTCAGACGACTATTTAGATAATACAAGAGTTTATGCAGAAGATTCAGAATCTTTCTTTAACTCGGAAGCAGATTATTACAATGCTTTGGTAGCAGCTTACGATCCATTACAATCTACATTTATAAATGTTTTAATGGGAGAAATTGCATCAAACAATACATTGTCTGGTGGAGAAAGTGCTACAGATGTTCCAGGATATCAACAAGTAGATGAAATGACTCATAGTCCTGTAAATGCACAATTACAAAATTTATGGAGTTGGATGTTTGGTGGCGTAAATAGAGCTGCTTATATCATAGAATTTCAAGATAAAACAGATTTTGTTGGAAAGGAAGTAATTTTAGGTGAAGCTCGTTTTTTAAGAGCTTATTATAATTTCGAATTGGTAAAATGGTTTGGTCCCATTCCAATAAAACCAAAAGGGCGTTTTGTTGTTGGTGATGAAAAAACAATACCAAGATCTCCAGTAGCAGAAGTGTATGCTTTAATAGAAAGCGATTTAAAATATGCTGTTGCGAATTTATCATACAACGCTCCTCAAATAGGAAGAGCTACAAAAGGAGCAGCAGAAGCTTTGTTAGGAAAAGTATATCTATACCAAGATAAATTTACAAAAGCAGCTTTAACTTTAGAGGACGTAATTACAAAAGGACCTTATATGTTAGAAACAGATTACAACAAAATTTTTGAATTCCAAGGAGAAAATGGAGTTGGTTCAGTTTTCGAAGTACAATATACAGATAAACAAGGTGCTGGTTTTGGATGCTTACAGTGTAGTGAAGGTAATGTAGCTGTTGGTTTTCAAGGAGTAAGAGGTTATTCAGGAGACTTATATACTTCTGGATTTAGTTTTAACGTACCAACGCAAGAAATGGTAGATCAATTTGAAGCTGGCGATAATCGTAAAGATGTAGCTATTTTAGATATTGATGCATGGGCAGCAAGTACAGGAGCAAGTTTTACAACAGGTTACAAGCATACTGGTTATTTTAATAGAAAATACATACCTAGAAAAAGAAGTGCAGATGCTGCAGGAGATTTAAACCTTACAAATCCTAATAATTATAGAGCAATTCGTTTTGCAGATGTGTTATTAATGGCTGCAGAAGCAAATAATAGAAAACCAAGTGCAAACGATACGAAAGCAAGGTTGTATTTAAATAGAGTTAGAGCACGTGCTTTTGGAAATACAAATAACGATGTTACTGTTGGTGGACCACTACTTACAGAAGCTATTTACAAAGAAAGAAGAGTAGAATTGGTTGGAGAAGGACATCATTTTTTCGATTTAGTAAGAACGAATAGAGGTACAGAAATTCCTGGTTTTACATCTGGTAAAAACGAAGTATTTCCAATTCCTATCGAAGAAATTCAGTTTTCTCAAGGAAATTGGATGCAAAATCAAGGATACACAAACTAA
- a CDS encoding glycosyl hydrolase family 17 protein, with amino-acid sequence MKRNFRILLVFFMLILSYNCNSKKEKTANSKTKITASDILGNPNYLAISYGGYREKSRDVQPTIQELKDDLKILSAMNIKVLRTYNVHLAQASNLLEAIHQLKKEDTNFEMYVMLGAWIDCENSFSSENGDPNHEKENPRNAKEIETAVSLAKKYPNIVKIIAVGNEAMVKWATSYYVKPKVILKWVHHLQNLKKKGELPTDLWITSSDDFASWGGGDESYKVKELEELIKAVDYVSMHTYPYHNSHYNPSFWKVSKDEENLSDIEKVDKVMLRALEFAKNQYKNVFKYVKSIDSTKQIHIGETGWATISNGHYGANGSRATDEYKQAKYYQLIRDFTNKNKISCFYFEAFDEQWKDANNTEGSENHFGLINLKNEAKYPLWKMVDNGVFNGLKRNGKPITKTYNGNLDSLIKSVQTPNTEYPR; translated from the coding sequence ATGAAAAGGAATTTTAGAATTTTATTGGTTTTTTTTATGCTAATTTTGAGTTACAATTGTAATTCAAAAAAGGAAAAAACGGCAAACTCTAAAACGAAAATTACGGCTTCAGATATTTTAGGAAACCCTAATTATTTAGCAATTTCTTATGGTGGTTATCGAGAAAAATCGAGAGATGTTCAACCAACCATTCAAGAATTAAAAGACGATTTAAAAATTTTATCTGCGATGAATATTAAGGTTTTAAGAACCTACAATGTTCATTTGGCACAAGCGTCTAATTTGTTGGAAGCTATCCATCAACTTAAAAAAGAAGATACAAATTTCGAAATGTATGTGATGTTGGGTGCTTGGATAGATTGCGAAAATTCTTTCAGTTCAGAAAATGGTGACCCAAATCACGAAAAGGAAAATCCAAGAAATGCAAAAGAGATAGAAACTGCAGTTTCATTGGCTAAGAAATACCCAAATATTGTAAAAATTATCGCGGTTGGTAACGAAGCAATGGTAAAATGGGCAACCAGTTATTATGTAAAACCAAAAGTAATTTTAAAATGGGTACATCACCTTCAGAATTTAAAGAAAAAAGGAGAATTACCAACAGATTTATGGATTACTTCTTCAGACGATTTTGCTTCTTGGGGTGGAGGAGATGAGAGTTATAAAGTAAAAGAATTAGAAGAATTGATTAAAGCTGTAGATTATGTTTCTATGCACACTTATCCTTATCACAATTCACATTACAACCCTTCTTTTTGGAAAGTTTCAAAAGATGAAGAAAATTTGAGTGATATTGAAAAAGTAGATAAAGTAATGTTAAGAGCGTTGGAATTTGCGAAAAATCAATATAAAAATGTTTTTAAATACGTAAAAAGTATTGACAGTACAAAACAAATTCATATTGGAGAAACGGGTTGGGCAACAATTTCAAACGGACATTATGGAGCAAATGGATCTAGAGCTACAGACGAATATAAGCAAGCAAAATATTATCAATTAATTAGAGATTTTACTAATAAAAATAAAATTTCCTGTTTTTATTTTGAAGCTTTTGATGAGCAGTGGAAAGATGCAAATAATACTGAAGGTTCAGAAAATCATTTTGGGTTGATAAATCTTAAGAATGAAGCTAAATATCCCTTATGGAAAATGGTAGATAATGGCGTTTTTAATGGATTGAAAAGAAACGGAAAACCAATTACAAAAACATATAATGGAAATCTGGATAGTTTAATAAAAAGTGTACAAACACCAAACACAGAGTATCCAAGATAA
- a CDS encoding glycoside hydrolase family 2 TIM barrel-domain containing protein, giving the protein MKKILLIPIILLVLISCNKEVKSDKVTVSGRKIMVNNQPYLIKGICYHPVPKGSDKRDFGNLTQDLSLMKEAGINTIRVYEPIEEVAVLNEIDKAEIKVIIGFGYNQGGKNDILSGTFINYVNAFKNHNAILMWELGNEYNYHPEWFEGDIKNWYKAMNDASEMIHKNDKNHPTTTAHGDLPDAVALSIAKNIDVWGMNVYRWDNPETIFVEWKKVTKKPMYLSEAGADSYMVVEKSGYKKGINEKAQADATLKIITKTFSNTNICSGVTLFSFTDGWWKAGNNTKQDIGGWAPKSSGVPYDGAPNEEFWGIVGINRNKKQAFTIVKEQYLSKKQTSNE; this is encoded by the coding sequence ATGAAAAAAATCTTATTAATTCCTATAATTCTACTTGTTTTAATTTCTTGTAATAAAGAAGTTAAAAGTGATAAAGTAACTGTTTCAGGAAGAAAAATAATGGTAAATAATCAACCTTATTTAATTAAAGGAATTTGTTATCATCCAGTTCCAAAAGGAAGTGATAAAAGAGATTTTGGCAATCTTACCCAAGATTTATCTTTAATGAAAGAAGCAGGAATAAACACAATTAGAGTGTACGAACCTATTGAAGAAGTTGCTGTTTTAAATGAAATTGACAAAGCAGAGATAAAAGTAATTATCGGTTTTGGCTACAATCAAGGAGGTAAAAATGATATTCTCTCAGGCACATTTATCAACTATGTAAATGCTTTTAAAAACCACAATGCAATTTTAATGTGGGAGCTTGGAAACGAATATAATTATCATCCAGAATGGTTTGAAGGTGATATTAAAAACTGGTATAAGGCAATGAATGATGCTTCTGAAATGATTCATAAAAATGATAAAAATCATCCAACCACAACTGCACATGGAGATTTACCAGATGCTGTGGCTTTATCAATTGCTAAAAATATAGATGTTTGGGGAATGAATGTTTATAGATGGGATAATCCAGAAACCATTTTTGTGGAATGGAAAAAAGTGACTAAAAAACCAATGTATTTATCGGAAGCTGGTGCAGATAGTTATATGGTTGTTGAAAAATCAGGTTACAAAAAAGGAATTAACGAAAAAGCACAAGCAGATGCGACTTTAAAAATTATAACGAAAACATTTTCTAACACAAACATTTGTTCTGGAGTTACCTTGTTTTCTTTTACAGATGGTTGGTGGAAAGCAGGAAATAACACGAAGCAAGATATTGGAGGTTGGGCTCCAAAAAGTTCTGGTGTCCCTTATGATGGAGCACCGAATGAAGAGTTTTGGGGAATTGTAGGTATTAACAGAAATAAAAAACAAGCTTTTACTATTGTAAAAGAGCAATATTTAAGTAAAAAACAAACCTCTAATGAATAA
- a CDS encoding PKD domain-containing protein, producing the protein MKKIKTIYKALLILLIINACTEEKNLDFLDNIPLPSNVAVSFKVTQDNTGVVTMSPSAEGATSFDVYLGDGTAEPVKLEQGKTATHTYAEGTYDVKLVAFNSVGKTTELTESLVVSFQAPQNLVVTIENDAAVSKQVNIKAEADFAATYEFYSGESGVTQPVATANNGDVLNYQYQTPGTYDVKVVAKGGAIATTEYTATFEVTEILAPLKNAPNPAKRATADVVSIFSDAYTNVNLDELPTSWSITNFEATTIDGNNVWKLTSLDFLGIVTNYGNGIDVSKMEKLHIDYWVPDGTTNELSVKIVNTIDGGEDVESLGTTVGGSWQSVELDMTGFEGGNLSNKEKITQILIDSDGIAGVVYVDNFYFYKSPSAASVLAGTWKVAAEPGSLKVGPSSGSGDWFSIDAAGVAQRACYFDDEYVFGKDFSFKNVLGNETWLEGWQGSNPEACGAPVAPHNGGAATFTHDAANNKVTITGSGAFLGLPKVNNAGELPNVAVPTSITYDITLSNNNTEMEVRIEAGSGVFWTYKMIKDTGVTTTPIDGTWKVAAKAGSLRVGPSAGSGEWFSIDEAGVTQRACYFDDEYVFNAGGSFENKLGTDTWLEGWQGATPDACGTPVAPHNGSTAATFEYDASANTIKLNGKGAYLGLPKVNNATELTNPADAPDSITYNVTLSNNNTEMEIIIEVGSGVFWTYNLVKQ; encoded by the coding sequence ATGAAAAAAATAAAAACAATATACAAGGCACTACTTATACTACTTATAATAAATGCTTGTACAGAAGAAAAAAACTTAGATTTTTTAGATAACATTCCTCTTCCAAGTAATGTTGCTGTATCTTTTAAAGTAACACAAGATAATACAGGAGTTGTTACAATGTCACCCTCTGCAGAAGGCGCAACATCTTTCGATGTATATTTAGGAGATGGAACAGCAGAGCCTGTAAAGTTAGAACAAGGGAAAACTGCTACACACACCTATGCAGAAGGAACTTACGATGTAAAATTAGTCGCTTTTAATTCAGTTGGAAAAACTACAGAATTAACAGAGTCTTTAGTCGTTTCTTTTCAAGCACCTCAAAACTTAGTGGTTACAATAGAGAATGATGCAGCAGTTTCTAAACAAGTAAATATCAAAGCAGAAGCAGATTTTGCAGCTACTTACGAGTTTTATTCAGGAGAATCTGGTGTTACACAACCTGTAGCTACTGCGAATAATGGCGATGTTTTAAATTATCAATATCAAACACCAGGAACTTACGATGTAAAAGTTGTAGCAAAAGGTGGTGCTATTGCTACAACAGAATACACTGCTACTTTCGAAGTTACAGAGATTTTAGCTCCTTTAAAAAATGCACCAAACCCTGCAAAAAGAGCTACAGCAGATGTAGTTTCAATTTTTAGTGACGCTTATACAAACGTAAATTTAGACGAATTACCAACTTCATGGTCAATTACTAATTTCGAAGCAACTACAATAGATGGCAATAATGTTTGGAAACTTACAAGTTTAGATTTTTTAGGTATAGTAACTAATTATGGAAATGGAATAGATGTTTCTAAAATGGAAAAATTGCACATCGATTATTGGGTGCCAGATGGAACTACAAATGAGTTGTCTGTAAAAATTGTTAATACGATTGATGGTGGAGAAGATGTAGAATCTTTAGGAACTACTGTTGGAGGTTCTTGGCAAAGTGTAGAATTAGATATGACTGGTTTCGAAGGAGGTAATTTATCAAACAAAGAAAAAATTACTCAAATTTTAATTGACTCGGATGGAATTGCAGGCGTTGTTTATGTAGACAATTTCTACTTTTACAAATCGCCTTCTGCAGCATCTGTTTTAGCTGGTACTTGGAAAGTTGCAGCAGAACCAGGATCTTTAAAAGTTGGTCCTTCATCAGGAAGTGGAGATTGGTTTTCTATAGATGCAGCAGGAGTTGCACAAAGAGCTTGTTATTTCGATGATGAATATGTATTTGGTAAAGACTTCAGCTTTAAAAATGTTTTAGGAAACGAAACATGGTTAGAAGGTTGGCAAGGTTCAAATCCAGAAGCATGTGGAGCACCAGTAGCACCACACAATGGAGGAGCAGCAACTTTTACGCATGATGCTGCAAACAACAAAGTTACTATTACAGGATCTGGCGCTTTTTTAGGTTTGCCAAAAGTTAATAATGCAGGTGAGTTGCCAAACGTAGCAGTTCCTACTTCAATTACATACGATATAACGCTTTCTAATAACAATACAGAAATGGAAGTTAGAATAGAAGCTGGTTCTGGAGTATTTTGGACGTACAAAATGATAAAAGATACAGGTGTAACAACGACACCAATAGATGGTACATGGAAGGTGGCTGCAAAAGCAGGTTCTCTTAGAGTTGGTCCTTCAGCAGGAAGTGGAGAATGGTTTTCAATTGACGAGGCAGGAGTAACTCAAAGAGCTTGTTATTTTGATGATGAGTATGTTTTTAATGCAGGAGGTTCTTTTGAAAATAAATTAGGTACAGATACATGGTTAGAAGGTTGGCAAGGAGCAACCCCAGATGCTTGTGGAACTCCAGTAGCACCACATAATGGTTCTACAGCTGCAACTTTCGAATACGATGCTTCTGCAAATACAATTAAATTAAATGGTAAAGGAGCCTACTTGGGATTGCCTAAAGTTAATAATGCTACAGAATTAACAAACCCAGCAGATGCACCAGATAGTATTACCTATAATGTAACACTTTCTAATAATAATACAGAAATGGAAATTATAATAGAAGTTGGTAGTGGTGTGTTTTGGACTTACAATTTAGTAAAACAATAA
- a CDS encoding SusC/RagA family TonB-linked outer membrane protein — MRKQITLLLFMFIAVCVNAQNINVKGVVKDATTGDLLPGVSVVVKGTVKGAETDFDGVYNLEKVRTGAILVFRYLGYKQKEVSISSSTINVSLEVEAQALDEIVVVGYGKQKRKDVTGSVSLVGEKTLEALKPIDATTALQGTTSGVAVNLSSGAPGAKVNILIRGVSSNTNNQPLTIVDGYEGDLNSINPNDIESITVLKDAQAAIYGIRGANGVVLVTTKIGKKNKAPTVKYDTYASIQQTTKKLNYLNATEYALVLNEAYAASGQSLPFNNVSQLGFGTDFQEELFNDALLMNHNISVSGGGENFKYFLSASRTEQDGIIAKENSNFVRNNIKLNLGVDISEKLNFSLIANYFTNASEGFAGSVLFNGLNFAPTFGANEDDINNFLGIEIINPLNQLKNTFGTYDGSGIEGNFKLDYKPIEGLILTSRVGYKIYNDKGRSFSPIQNYGDSKVFNTTQSSVYQYKQTSTRVVLETFANYEKTFAEDHNTTFTLGTSVQNDLFDGLYATGINVPNNSYDFADLSLTDPQNDQRSLNSGSNDLRLISYFSRLQYDYKGKYLFSGLVRRDAASVFDKDLRVDYFWSATTGWKISDEDFLKDNSTISFLKLRASYGTLGNLVGNNLNRSFLNGEGTYVFDGALVDGTAQGRIPNPQAQWETAEKLDIGLDINFFDDKLTVVADYFEETRKNLLIQNFPVSGILGTGAPGGANPTVNAGTSKNTGAELAINFNAIDSENTSLNLAYNVTYVKNRVTDVTGGAFIEGGSFAIGNLPPSRMEVGQPIGYFYGLQTDGIFQNQAEVDAHPSQDKLGSKVTSPGDIRYKDTNADGVIDINDRTNIGKPQADFYMGFNVSAKYKNWDFTAYLYAEVGKEIVRNYERFLPNSNKPNYYLGRWTGEGTSNSIPRLTNDATNNKLFSDFFVEDGSFLRLQNIQVGYNLSKDLLERVGIAKLRLYTSINNLFTLTDYSGFDPTINGGAIGAGIDYGTYPSARQFILGLNVEF, encoded by the coding sequence ATGAGAAAACAAATCACATTATTACTCTTTATGTTTATAGCTGTTTGTGTAAATGCACAAAACATAAATGTAAAAGGTGTTGTTAAAGATGCTACTACTGGTGATCTACTTCCTGGCGTAAGTGTTGTAGTTAAAGGAACTGTTAAAGGCGCAGAAACAGACTTCGATGGAGTGTATAACTTAGAAAAAGTAAGAACTGGAGCGATTTTAGTTTTTAGATATTTAGGTTATAAACAAAAAGAAGTTTCCATTAGTAGTTCTACTATAAACGTTTCTTTAGAGGTTGAAGCACAAGCTTTAGATGAAATTGTAGTAGTTGGTTATGGAAAACAGAAAAGAAAAGACGTTACAGGTTCTGTTTCTTTAGTAGGAGAAAAAACCCTAGAAGCTTTAAAGCCAATTGATGCAACAACTGCATTACAAGGAACAACTTCTGGTGTAGCTGTTAATTTATCTTCTGGTGCACCAGGAGCCAAAGTTAATATTTTAATTAGGGGTGTTAGTTCTAATACAAATAACCAACCCTTAACAATTGTAGATGGTTATGAAGGAGATTTAAATAGTATAAATCCAAATGATATCGAATCAATTACGGTTTTAAAAGATGCACAAGCAGCCATTTATGGTATTAGAGGAGCAAATGGTGTGGTTTTGGTAACTACCAAAATAGGGAAAAAGAATAAAGCGCCTACTGTAAAATACGATACTTATGCATCAATACAGCAAACTACTAAAAAATTAAACTATTTAAATGCTACTGAATATGCATTAGTTTTAAACGAAGCGTATGCTGCTAGTGGTCAATCATTACCATTTAATAATGTTTCTCAATTAGGTTTTGGAACCGATTTTCAGGAAGAGTTATTTAATGATGCGTTGCTAATGAATCATAATATTAGTGTTTCTGGAGGTGGAGAAAATTTTAAATATTTCCTAAGTGCTTCAAGAACAGAGCAAGATGGTATTATAGCTAAGGAAAATTCAAATTTTGTTAGAAATAATATCAAATTAAATTTAGGAGTAGACATTTCAGAGAAATTAAACTTTTCTTTAATAGCAAACTATTTTACAAATGCTTCAGAAGGGTTTGCAGGATCTGTTTTGTTTAATGGTTTAAATTTTGCTCCAACATTTGGTGCTAATGAAGACGATATCAATAATTTTTTAGGAATAGAAATTATTAACCCATTAAATCAGTTAAAAAATACATTTGGCACTTACGATGGGAGTGGAATCGAAGGAAACTTTAAATTAGATTATAAACCAATAGAAGGTTTAATTCTTACTTCTAGAGTTGGTTATAAAATTTATAATGATAAAGGACGTTCTTTTTCTCCAATTCAAAATTATGGAGATAGCAAAGTTTTTAATACTACACAGAGTTCAGTTTATCAATACAAACAAACATCTACAAGAGTTGTTTTAGAAACATTTGCTAATTATGAAAAAACGTTTGCGGAAGACCATAATACAACTTTTACATTAGGTACAAGTGTACAAAACGATTTGTTTGATGGGCTTTATGCAACTGGAATAAACGTACCGAATAATTCTTACGATTTTGCAGATTTAAGTTTAACAGATCCACAAAACGATCAAAGAAGTTTAAACTCTGGTTCTAACGATTTAAGATTAATCTCTTATTTCTCTAGATTACAATACGATTATAAAGGAAAATATTTATTTTCTGGTTTGGTTAGAAGAGATGCTGCTTCTGTTTTCGATAAAGATTTAAGAGTAGATTATTTTTGGTCTGCAACTACAGGTTGGAAAATTTCTGATGAAGATTTCTTGAAGGATAACAGTACAATTAGTTTCTTAAAATTAAGAGCAAGTTATGGTACTTTAGGGAACTTGGTTGGTAATAACTTAAATAGATCGTTTTTAAATGGAGAAGGAACTTATGTTTTCGATGGAGCTTTAGTAGATGGAACTGCACAAGGTAGAATACCAAACCCACAAGCTCAATGGGAAACTGCAGAAAAATTAGATATTGGTTTAGACATAAATTTCTTTGACGATAAATTAACTGTGGTAGCAGATTATTTCGAAGAAACTAGAAAGAATTTATTAATTCAAAATTTCCCAGTTTCAGGTATTTTAGGAACAGGAGCACCAGGAGGAGCAAACCCGACAGTAAATGCAGGAACATCTAAAAATACTGGAGCAGAATTAGCAATTAATTTTAATGCGATAGATTCGGAAAACACATCTTTAAATTTAGCATATAATGTTACCTATGTAAAAAACAGAGTAACAGATGTAACAGGAGGTGCTTTTATAGAGGGTGGTTCTTTTGCCATAGGAAACTTGCCTCCATCTAGAATGGAAGTTGGGCAACCAATAGGTTATTTTTATGGATTACAAACGGATGGTATTTTTCAAAATCAAGCAGAAGTAGATGCACATCCATCTCAAGATAAATTGGGGTCTAAAGTAACTTCACCAGGAGACATAAGGTATAAAGATACAAACGCAGATGGTGTTATAGATATTAACGATAGAACAAATATTGGTAAACCTCAGGCAGATTTTTATATGGGCTTTAATGTTTCAGCAAAATATAAAAACTGGGATTTTACAGCGTATTTATATGCTGAGGTAGGAAAAGAAATTGTAAGAAATTACGAACGTTTCTTACCAAACTCTAACAAGCCGAATTATTATTTAGGAAGATGGACAGGAGAAGGAACAAGCAATTCCATTCCAAGATTAACAAACGATGCAACAAACAATAAGTTGTTTTCAGATTTCTTTGTAGAAGATGGTTCTTTTTTACGTCTACAAAATATTCAAGTTGGGTATAACTTATCTAAAGATTTGCTAGAGAGAGTGGGTATTGCTAAGTTGAGGTTATACACTAGTATTAACAACTTATTTACTTTAACAGATTATTCTGGTTTCGATCCAACAATAAATGGAGGTGCAATTGGTGCAGGAATCGATTATGGAACTTATCCATCTGCAAGACAATTTATTTTAGGTTTAAATGTTGAATTTTAA